One genomic segment of Nitrososphaerales archaeon includes these proteins:
- a CDS encoding bifunctional 5,6,7,8-tetrahydromethanopterin hydro-lyase/3-hexulose-6-phosphate synthase, protein MVNELYVGEALIGSGDEVAHIDLIIGDKRGPAGIAFANAFSNISMGHTPLLAVIRPNLPPKPSTLIVPKVTIKSLEDANKIFGPAQMAVARAVADAVEEGIIPRDKCEDWVVIASVFIHPQAKDFRKIYQYNYGATKTALRRALSHYPPVEKVLKEKDRAVHPIMGFRVQRLWNPPYLQVALDLDSFEEAANIINALPIRERILLEAGTPLIKKYGVGVIEKIREIRRDAFIIADLKTIDVGRLEVKEAADATADAVCILGVASNETIERAILEAQKQGIYSILDMMNVDDPIVKLRSLRIKPDVVLLHRSVDVEATAREEGRPLETRWGNISEVKKIVKMVAVAGGITPEVSREALSSGADIIVVGRYIIRSKEPRRAAEDFLQYMPADADTMRLILDEDEVVGE, encoded by the coding sequence TTGGTTAACGAATTGTACGTTGGGGAGGCTCTGATAGGATCGGGGGATGAGGTAGCCCATATAGATCTCATTATAGGTGATAAAAGGGGGCCTGCTGGAATTGCCTTTGCGAATGCCTTCTCCAATATTTCTATGGGCCATACTCCATTGTTAGCGGTAATTCGGCCGAATCTCCCACCAAAACCTTCGACATTGATCGTTCCTAAGGTGACGATCAAGAGTTTAGAGGATGCGAATAAGATCTTCGGCCCGGCGCAGATGGCCGTAGCGAGGGCCGTTGCCGATGCGGTTGAAGAGGGGATAATACCGAGGGATAAATGTGAAGACTGGGTAGTTATAGCATCGGTATTCATCCATCCTCAGGCAAAGGACTTTAGAAAGATCTATCAATATAATTATGGTGCGACGAAGACCGCATTAAGAAGGGCTCTTTCACATTACCCACCCGTAGAAAAGGTACTTAAAGAGAAGGATAGAGCGGTTCACCCGATAATGGGCTTTAGAGTCCAGAGGTTATGGAACCCCCCTTACCTTCAAGTCGCTCTAGATCTTGATTCATTCGAAGAGGCTGCGAATATTATCAATGCGCTTCCGATTAGAGAAAGGATACTACTTGAAGCTGGTACACCCTTGATTAAAAAGTACGGTGTCGGAGTTATTGAGAAGATTAGAGAAATAAGAAGGGACGCTTTTATAATCGCCGATCTTAAAACGATAGATGTTGGAAGGCTTGAGGTTAAAGAGGCGGCCGATGCGACCGCAGATGCCGTATGTATCTTAGGAGTCGCATCGAATGAAACTATAGAGAGGGCGATCCTTGAGGCCCAAAAGCAAGGTATCTACTCAATCCTCGATATGATGAATGTCGATGACCCTATAGTTAAACTTCGTTCCTTAAGGATAAAGCCCGATGTAGTTCTTTTGCATAGAAGTGTAGATGTTGAGGCAACGGCAAGAGAGGAGGGAAGGCCATTAGAGACCAGATGGGGCAATATATCAGAGGTTAAAAAGATTGTAAAGATGGTAGCCGTCGCTGGAGGGATTACTCCTGAAGTTTCGAGAGAGGCTTTAAGTAGTGGTGCAGATATCATCGTAGTCGGTAGATATATTATAAGGAGTAAGGAGCCGAGAAGGGCGGCCGAAGATTTCTTACAATATATGCCAGCAGATGCCGATACTATGAGGTTAATACTCGATGAAGACGAAGTCGTCGGAGAATAA
- a CDS encoding branched-chain amino acid transaminase has product MEKTEKIWLNGRFVDWEDAKIHVLTHSLHYGVAVFEGLRCYKTEKGPALFRGKDHIRRLFDSAKIYMMKIPYSQDEILQAVKDTIRINKVVECYVRPIVYYGYGEMGLNPSKNPIDVAIAAWPWGAYLGEEGLINGIRCKISSWRRIDGRIMPSKAKISGNYANSILAKLEALKCGYDEAIMLNLNGTVAEGSGENIFIVKDGILMTPPLDSGALPGITRDSVMKLARDMNLCVIEKDITREDLFLADEVFFTGTAAEITPIREIDNVTIGRGTRGPITEALQKKFYEVVRGKDPKYYAWLDFID; this is encoded by the coding sequence TTGGAGAAGACTGAAAAGATCTGGTTAAATGGAAGGTTTGTGGATTGGGAGGATGCGAAGATACACGTGCTAACACATAGCCTTCATTATGGTGTAGCGGTCTTCGAAGGGTTAAGATGTTACAAGACCGAGAAGGGGCCAGCTCTATTTAGAGGCAAGGATCATATCAGGAGGCTCTTCGATAGTGCTAAGATCTACATGATGAAGATACCATATTCGCAGGATGAAATTCTTCAGGCCGTTAAAGATACGATTCGTATCAATAAAGTAGTTGAGTGCTATGTAAGGCCGATCGTCTATTACGGTTATGGGGAGATGGGCTTAAACCCCTCAAAGAACCCGATCGATGTAGCGATCGCTGCATGGCCGTGGGGTGCTTATCTAGGAGAAGAGGGGTTGATCAATGGTATAAGGTGTAAGATCTCAAGTTGGAGGCGTATCGACGGAAGGATTATGCCATCTAAAGCTAAGATATCTGGAAATTACGCTAATTCTATATTGGCAAAGCTCGAAGCATTAAAGTGCGGGTATGATGAAGCTATCATGTTGAATTTGAATGGTACCGTAGCTGAAGGGAGTGGTGAGAACATATTTATCGTTAAAGATGGTATTTTGATGACCCCGCCACTCGATTCAGGCGCCCTTCCGGGTATTACACGCGATTCCGTAATGAAGTTGGCTAGAGATATGAATCTATGCGTAATCGAGAAGGATATCACCCGAGAAGATCTATTTTTGGCGGATGAAGTATTCTTTACGGGTACCGCAGCCGAAATCACTCCCATTAGAGAGATTGATAATGTAACCATCGGAAGGGGCACTCGTGGCCCGATAACTGAAGCACTTCAAAAGAAATTTTATGAGGTTGTAAGAGGAAAGGATCCCAAATATTATGCATGGCTCGATTTCATAGATTGA
- the tpiA gene encoding triose-phosphate isomerase: protein MTTLRTPLFLINFKNYSEVLGERAIRLAKSAESVARDLNVEIAIAPPIPTLALVAKSVSIPIFAQHVDPEKMGSTTGAIVPEVVKSIGCIGSLINHSEKRIPPSRIQETVKRLKDLGMYSMVCARTPEEVALFTSYDPEFVAIEPPELIGSGIAVSKARPEVITESVEIAMKVNKNVKIVCGAGIVAKEDVDAALRLGSRGILVASGIIKSSNWEEKIRELAEPLTRF, encoded by the coding sequence TTGACAACACTCCGCACACCACTTTTTTTAATCAACTTTAAGAATTATTCTGAAGTGCTGGGGGAAAGGGCGATAAGACTCGCGAAGAGTGCTGAGTCTGTAGCAAGAGATTTGAATGTTGAGATCGCCATCGCACCACCCATACCGACTTTAGCACTCGTTGCGAAGTCCGTATCTATTCCGATCTTCGCTCAACACGTAGATCCAGAGAAGATGGGAAGTACCACGGGTGCGATTGTACCCGAAGTCGTAAAGTCGATAGGTTGCATAGGTTCATTGATCAACCATAGTGAAAAAAGAATTCCACCATCGAGGATCCAAGAGACTGTAAAGCGACTTAAGGATCTTGGAATGTACTCGATGGTTTGTGCGAGAACGCCAGAAGAAGTTGCTCTATTTACAAGTTACGATCCAGAGTTTGTAGCTATCGAGCCTCCCGAATTGATTGGAAGTGGTATAGCGGTCTCCAAAGCCCGGCCAGAAGTTATAACGGAGTCTGTAGAGATTGCAATGAAAGTAAATAAGAATGTGAAGATCGTCTGTGGTGCAGGGATCGTTGCCAAAGAGGATGTAGATGCCGCACTCCGATTGGGCTCTAGAGGAATACTCGTAGCGAGCGGTATCATCAAATCTTCAAATTGGGAGGAGAAGATTAGAGAATTAGCTGAGCCTTTGACTCGATTTTAG
- a CDS encoding fructose-1,6-bisphosphatase: MKITLSVIKADVGSLAGHHMVHPQQIEEASRELQKSKDDGLLIDFYVTGVGDDLQLIMTHTQGVDNPKIHGLAWNVFTKVTENVSKKLKLYAAGQDLLSTAFSGNLKGMGPGVAEGEIEERPSEPIVIFMADKTEPGAWNLPLYRIFADPFNTAGLVIDQNLHGGFTFRVMDVMEGKMIDLHTPEESYDLLALIGTPGRYVIQSVYRRSDGLLAAVASTTRLSLIAGRYVGKDDPVLFVRAQHGLPAVGEILEGFAMPHLVAGWMRGSHHGPLMPVGLKNARCTRFDGPPRVVALGFQLNQGKLIGPADLFDDPAFDLSRLIANQIADFMRRHGPFMPARLGPEEMEYTTLPTILKKLESRFKHIP; the protein is encoded by the coding sequence ATGAAGATAACTTTATCTGTAATTAAAGCCGATGTGGGCAGCCTCGCAGGGCATCACATGGTCCATCCACAACAGATAGAAGAAGCCTCTAGAGAGCTCCAAAAGAGTAAAGATGATGGCCTACTCATCGACTTTTATGTTACAGGTGTAGGTGACGATCTTCAGCTTATAATGACACATACTCAAGGCGTAGATAATCCAAAGATACATGGATTGGCATGGAACGTGTTCACGAAAGTTACTGAAAATGTATCTAAGAAACTCAAGCTGTATGCTGCTGGTCAGGACCTCCTCTCTACAGCGTTCTCGGGAAATCTTAAGGGCATGGGTCCAGGTGTAGCCGAAGGGGAGATCGAAGAGAGGCCCAGTGAGCCCATAGTGATCTTCATGGCAGATAAGACCGAGCCGGGCGCTTGGAACCTACCTTTATACAGAATATTTGCAGACCCGTTCAATACTGCTGGATTGGTCATCGATCAAAACCTCCATGGGGGTTTCACATTTAGAGTGATGGATGTAATGGAGGGAAAGATGATCGATCTTCACACACCCGAGGAGAGTTACGATCTGTTAGCGTTGATAGGCACACCTGGCAGGTATGTGATTCAATCTGTCTATCGAAGGTCAGATGGCTTACTCGCAGCTGTAGCCAGTACAACGAGGCTCTCTTTGATCGCTGGGAGGTATGTGGGTAAAGATGATCCAGTACTCTTCGTAAGAGCTCAACATGGTTTACCAGCGGTAGGTGAAATATTGGAAGGCTTTGCGATGCCCCATTTAGTAGCTGGTTGGATGAGAGGTTCTCACCATGGTCCTTTAATGCCCGTTGGATTAAAGAATGCGAGATGTACACGATTTGATGGTCCTCCAAGAGTTGTAGCCCTTGGCTTTCAATTAAATCAAGGTAAACTCATAGGCCCAGCCGATCTATTTGATGATCCAGCGTTTGATTTATCAAGGTTGATAGCTAATCAGATTGCAGACTTTATGAGAAGACATGGTCCATTCATGCCCGCACGTTTAGGGCCTGAAGAGATGGAGTACACAACACTCCCAACTATACTAAAGAAGTTAGAATCGAGGTTCAAGCATATCCCTTGA
- a CDS encoding aldehyde ferredoxin oxidoreductase family protein, producing the protein MSSWIKGGWVGRILTIDLTKGRYYSEELPKDLAMNYIGGRGFGAKILWDRLPPKVDPLSPDNLLVISSGPLTGLPLLCSGKLDIETKSPLTGGWADSNCGSIYNPAFKRAGMDVLILKGRCEKPTYIHIQDGDVKLRDASHLWGKGVFETDKILRKDHGKSNLNLIIGPAGERLVRFASLMAESGRAAGRSGIGAVMGSKNIKALCISGSKEIPVADPDGLRKITDEAHKELRKSPMYDMWMRQGTMFTIDWSNENSCLPTRNMKESMFERANEIDGNRMEELKVGVSSCFGCVMACGHITRVNEGRYAGLEVVPDYENVAMLGSGCGIAPLEPVLKMNYICDDLGMDTISAGSVISFAMECYERGLIDKTDLDGLELKFGNEDAAIKLLEMIGYRIGFGDLLAEGVRNASKKIGKGSEKFAMHVKGMEISAYESRAAPGMALAYGTSDIGAHHKRCFIISWEVKNDRLGISKEKVAKVIELQNIRSSFDMMSVCRFPFVELDLPYDYYSKFMTLATGYPFTTETILKAAERVFCLTRAFWVRELGYYSRELDYVPPRWFEEPLPNGPFKGHRIKLEDYDKLLSWYYELRGFDERGIPKREKLIEMGLDDVVKTFEYMGIWPN; encoded by the coding sequence ATGTCGTCATGGATCAAGGGTGGATGGGTCGGAAGGATTCTGACCATCGATCTAACGAAGGGTAGGTATTATAGTGAAGAACTTCCTAAGGATCTGGCAATGAATTATATTGGTGGGAGGGGTTTCGGTGCAAAGATTCTGTGGGATAGGCTCCCTCCTAAAGTCGATCCTTTGAGTCCAGACAATCTGTTGGTTATCTCATCAGGTCCTTTGACTGGCCTGCCTTTACTATGCTCTGGTAAACTCGATATTGAAACGAAGAGTCCCTTGACCGGTGGTTGGGCTGATAGTAATTGTGGTTCTATATACAATCCTGCGTTTAAAAGGGCGGGTATGGATGTATTGATTCTAAAAGGTAGGTGTGAAAAACCTACGTACATTCATATTCAAGATGGTGACGTTAAGTTAAGAGATGCTTCACACCTATGGGGTAAAGGCGTCTTTGAAACAGATAAAATTCTACGTAAAGACCATGGTAAAAGTAATTTGAATTTAATAATCGGACCGGCTGGTGAGCGGCTTGTAAGGTTCGCCTCGCTCATGGCCGAATCTGGCAGGGCTGCTGGCAGATCTGGTATTGGTGCTGTAATGGGTAGTAAGAATATTAAAGCACTTTGTATCTCTGGCTCTAAAGAAATCCCTGTCGCCGATCCCGATGGTCTTAGAAAGATCACAGATGAAGCTCATAAAGAATTACGTAAATCGCCCATGTACGATATGTGGATGAGGCAAGGGACGATGTTCACCATAGATTGGTCGAATGAAAACTCTTGCCTACCAACAAGAAATATGAAAGAGAGCATGTTCGAACGTGCGAACGAGATCGATGGCAATAGAATGGAGGAGTTGAAAGTAGGTGTGAGTTCGTGCTTTGGTTGTGTAATGGCCTGTGGACATATCACCCGGGTGAATGAAGGTCGATACGCTGGCTTAGAAGTTGTACCCGATTATGAAAATGTAGCCATGCTCGGCTCAGGGTGTGGTATAGCACCTCTGGAGCCCGTTCTTAAGATGAATTATATTTGTGATGATCTTGGCATGGATACGATCTCTGCAGGCTCGGTTATTTCATTCGCTATGGAGTGTTATGAAAGAGGTTTGATCGATAAAACGGATTTAGATGGTTTAGAGTTAAAATTTGGTAATGAAGATGCCGCTATAAAGCTTTTAGAAATGATAGGTTACAGAATCGGTTTCGGTGATTTGTTGGCCGAAGGTGTAAGAAATGCATCGAAGAAGATCGGGAAGGGGTCGGAGAAGTTTGCGATGCATGTAAAAGGTATGGAGATCAGCGCTTACGAATCTCGAGCCGCGCCCGGAATGGCTTTAGCCTATGGTACAAGTGACATCGGCGCACATCACAAAAGATGTTTTATAATCTCATGGGAGGTAAAGAATGATCGTTTGGGTATAAGTAAGGAGAAGGTAGCTAAAGTGATCGAACTTCAAAATATACGTAGTAGCTTCGATATGATGAGTGTCTGCCGTTTCCCATTCGTCGAATTGGACCTTCCTTATGATTATTATTCAAAGTTCATGACATTGGCTACGGGTTATCCATTCACGACAGAAACAATACTTAAAGCTGCTGAAAGGGTATTCTGCTTAACCCGAGCTTTTTGGGTGAGAGAATTAGGATACTATAGTAGAGAGTTAGATTACGTACCTCCAAGGTGGTTCGAAGAACCATTACCAAATGGACCTTTCAAAGGCCATCGTATAAAGCTTGAAGATTACGATAAATTACTTTCATGGTACTATGAGCTTAGGGGTTTTGATGAGCGAGGCATACCCAAGAGGGAGAAGTTGATAGAGATGGGGCTCGATGACGTTGTTAAGACCTTTGAATATATGGGAATTTGGCCTAATTGA
- a CDS encoding tRNA uridine(34) 5-carboxymethylaminomethyl modification radical SAM/GNAT enzyme Elp3 yields MVGSRMYRQVSDAYEQALADIVAILNKKDFITFREFIRIKKDVCKKYGLKSIPNNISIISKLSPQVRERFRDLLTVKPVRTASGIAMIAVMTKPMPCPHGTCIYCPGGVKFGTPQSYSGKEPASIRAAQHNYDPYEQVTNRLKQLSDLGHKIGKIELIILGGTFLSFPPDYQMYFIKGCYDALNQYTSTSLEEAIKRAETAKIRNVGLTIETRPDWCKEKHVDLMLSYGCTRVEIGVQTLNERVLNVIQRKHSLEDVIEAFRIAKDAGYKIGAHMMPGLPCSNYESDLKDFYRLFNEPEFKPDMLKIYPTLVLEGTTLYEWYKDGIYSPYDLNTLIDLIIEVKKIVPRWVRIMRINREIPSHEIVAGVKHGNLREIVQREMARRGLSCKCIRCREVGLKIRRGYSVNLDHVKLLRESYEASNGLEIFLSYEDTSNDILIGFVRLRIPSPYAHRPEIKDQKVCLIRELHVYGRSVPVGDEDERSWQHRGYGMALMEEAERIALEEFDAKKMVVISAIGTREYYRRLGYELEGPYMVKRLG; encoded by the coding sequence GTGGTCGGCTCAAGGATGTACAGGCAAGTTTCAGATGCTTATGAGCAGGCGTTGGCCGATATAGTAGCCATCTTAAATAAAAAGGATTTTATCACCTTTAGAGAATTTATTCGAATAAAAAAAGATGTGTGTAAGAAGTACGGTCTAAAATCGATACCGAACAATATTTCGATAATCTCCAAACTCTCTCCTCAGGTTCGTGAGAGGTTCAGAGATCTACTCACGGTGAAGCCCGTAAGGACCGCATCGGGGATTGCCATGATCGCCGTCATGACCAAACCTATGCCTTGCCCCCATGGTACTTGCATTTACTGTCCAGGGGGTGTCAAGTTTGGCACTCCTCAAAGCTATTCGGGCAAGGAGCCCGCATCTATAAGGGCCGCTCAACACAACTATGATCCATACGAGCAGGTTACAAATAGGTTAAAGCAACTCTCCGATCTAGGCCATAAAATCGGTAAGATCGAATTGATCATACTGGGAGGCACATTCCTCAGCTTCCCCCCAGATTATCAGATGTACTTTATAAAGGGTTGCTATGATGCACTCAATCAATATACATCAACATCGTTAGAAGAGGCGATAAAAAGGGCTGAGACTGCAAAGATAAGAAATGTAGGTCTAACGATAGAGACGAGACCGGATTGGTGTAAAGAGAAGCATGTGGATCTCATGCTTAGTTATGGTTGTACACGTGTAGAGATAGGTGTTCAAACCCTTAATGAAAGAGTTCTTAATGTGATTCAACGCAAGCATAGTTTAGAGGATGTTATAGAAGCGTTCCGCATCGCGAAGGATGCTGGTTACAAGATCGGTGCACATATGATGCCAGGCTTACCTTGCTCTAATTACGAAAGTGATCTTAAAGACTTTTACAGACTGTTCAACGAGCCCGAATTTAAGCCCGACATGTTAAAGATCTATCCAACTCTAGTATTGGAAGGTACGACACTCTATGAATGGTATAAAGACGGTATCTATTCACCTTACGATTTGAATACGTTGATCGATCTGATAATTGAAGTGAAGAAGATCGTGCCTCGGTGGGTGAGGATCATGAGGATCAATAGAGAGATACCATCACATGAAATTGTGGCTGGTGTAAAGCATGGCAATTTGAGGGAGATCGTTCAAAGGGAGATGGCGAGGAGGGGTCTATCGTGCAAGTGTATTCGGTGTAGAGAAGTAGGGTTGAAGATCAGGCGTGGCTATTCGGTGAATCTCGATCATGTAAAGCTCTTACGTGAAAGTTATGAGGCATCGAATGGTCTAGAGATCTTTCTATCGTACGAAGATACATCAAATGATATACTGATAGGATTTGTAAGGTTAAGAATCCCATCACCCTATGCCCATAGACCAGAAATTAAAGATCAAAAGGTGTGCTTGATTAGAGAGTTGCACGTTTATGGTAGATCGGTACCTGTGGGTGATGAGGATGAAAGGAGTTGGCAGCACCGTGGTTATGGTATGGCGTTGATGGAAGAAGCGGAAAGAATCGCTCTAGAAGAGTTCGATGCAAAGAAGATGGTTGTAATAAGCGCTATAGGGACTAGAGAGTATTATCGAAGATTAGGATATGAGTTGGAAGGGCCGTATATGGTAAAGCGATTGGGGTAG
- the lysS gene encoding lysine--tRNA ligase: MVDTNNSGVVIGRGTWLDKVAFKIVEREKSLGRSLSNIRVESGLGASGIPHVGSLSDAVRAYGVKMALENLGYRSELIAFSDDMDGLRKVPSGMPEWLNEYLARPVCTIPDPFGCHRSYGAHMSSMLLDSLDRLNIKYNFQSGAEAYKSGILNKSILLILENSQTIGKKIAEMVGQRKFEEVLPYFPICENCGRIYLAEAYQYIKEEQKVLYRCCGARIGNRWVDGCGYEGEVDVTKGKGKLSWKVEFAARWSALDIRFEAYGKDIADSVRVNDWVADEILNYPHPFHVRYELFLDKSGRKISKSLGNVFTPQTWLRYGTPQSLMLLMFKRIAGTRNLAVEDILNYMDEYDALEDVYFGRLKIDNPAKLRQLKGLYEYVNHLNPPSKPQIHVPQRLLIQLASFAPPENRVEYVIQRLVKYGIIKQATNELNERIKLAINWVEDFKSIEPIKLTLSEKEANSIKELIEFLSKETNPEKIQSEIFQIARRNGIDPPEFFKLLYKAILGSDRGPRLGPYIVDIGIPRVLELLKRQI, encoded by the coding sequence ATGGTTGATACTAATAATAGTGGTGTGGTAATTGGTAGAGGGACGTGGTTAGATAAAGTGGCCTTTAAGATCGTAGAGAGAGAAAAGAGTTTAGGTAGATCACTTTCGAATATCAGAGTCGAAAGTGGTTTAGGTGCATCTGGCATCCCCCATGTGGGGAGTTTGAGTGATGCTGTCCGTGCATACGGTGTGAAGATGGCCCTAGAAAATCTCGGTTACAGATCTGAGCTCATCGCATTCTCCGATGATATGGACGGTTTAAGAAAGGTACCTTCAGGTATGCCCGAATGGTTGAATGAGTATTTAGCGAGGCCTGTGTGCACGATACCAGACCCATTCGGTTGCCATCGATCTTATGGTGCACATATGAGCAGTATGTTACTCGATTCACTCGATCGATTGAATATAAAGTATAATTTTCAAAGTGGTGCTGAAGCTTACAAAAGCGGAATCCTCAATAAATCGATCCTCTTGATATTGGAGAACTCCCAAACCATCGGTAAGAAGATCGCAGAAATGGTTGGACAAAGGAAGTTTGAGGAGGTCCTACCATACTTCCCAATCTGTGAGAATTGTGGAAGGATTTACCTAGCTGAAGCCTATCAATACATAAAGGAGGAGCAAAAAGTACTCTATCGGTGTTGTGGAGCAAGGATCGGTAATCGTTGGGTCGATGGTTGTGGATATGAAGGTGAAGTCGATGTGACGAAAGGTAAGGGGAAGTTGAGTTGGAAGGTCGAATTTGCAGCCCGTTGGTCAGCCCTCGATATTAGGTTTGAAGCTTACGGTAAAGATATTGCAGATTCTGTAAGGGTGAATGATTGGGTAGCTGATGAAATATTGAATTATCCCCATCCATTCCACGTCCGTTACGAACTCTTTCTTGATAAATCGGGTAGAAAGATCTCGAAATCTTTAGGTAATGTCTTTACCCCTCAGACATGGTTGAGGTATGGCACTCCACAATCTTTAATGCTCTTGATGTTCAAAAGGATCGCTGGTACAAGAAATCTTGCGGTTGAAGATATCCTCAACTATATGGATGAATATGATGCCCTTGAGGATGTGTACTTCGGAAGGTTGAAGATCGATAATCCGGCCAAGTTAAGGCAACTTAAAGGCTTATACGAGTATGTTAATCATCTAAATCCACCCTCTAAACCACAGATACATGTACCACAGAGATTGCTGATTCAACTCGCATCCTTTGCCCCTCCAGAAAATCGGGTAGAGTATGTAATTCAAAGACTGGTTAAATATGGCATAATAAAGCAAGCGACGAATGAACTTAATGAAAGGATCAAATTGGCGATAAATTGGGTCGAAGATTTTAAGTCGATAGAACCGATCAAACTTACACTATCGGAGAAAGAGGCAAATTCGATCAAGGAGCTTATAGAATTTTTATCAAAAGAAACGAATCCCGAGAAGATTCAAAGTGAAATCTTCCAGATCGCGAGGAGGAATGGTATCGATCCCCCTGAGTTTTTCAAACTCTTATACAAAGCGATCTTAGGTTCTGATAGAGGGCCTAGATTGGGGCCATACATCGTTGATATAGGTATACCGAGAGTTTTAGAGTTACTTAAAAGGCAGATCTAG
- a CDS encoding DUF354 domain-containing protein, producing the protein MKIWIDILTPKQALFFQPLVEELERICYDVFVTSRHYREVELLIRRIGMRATFIGEHGGGDLYQKLITSSERIIRLAKVVNEECPNCAISFSSPECARTSYGLGIKHICISDSPHAESVSKLTIPLSYYLLTPWIIPVSEWVKYGISKERVIKYRALDPVVWIRRRKYAATLELNLDRSKKTITVRLPEIKASYLLNIDKDIYMKLLDRIISHFPDCNIVALCRYSDQIEELDAHYGSKLIIPKDGFDGVSILSHTDVFVGMGGTMNAESALLGIPTISAYPGITHYVEKYLIKNRLVIKPQSIEGVVQNLERLLKDEEYRLNLKRRAERILKRMEDPISKIVSIIESIKGKLNQ; encoded by the coding sequence TTGAAGATTTGGATCGATATACTCACACCTAAGCAAGCGTTATTCTTCCAACCACTTGTAGAAGAGTTGGAGAGGATTTGTTACGATGTATTCGTAACATCACGCCATTACCGTGAAGTAGAGTTATTGATAAGGAGGATTGGTATGAGAGCTACATTTATTGGTGAACATGGAGGCGGTGATCTCTATCAAAAACTTATCACAAGTAGTGAAAGGATCATTCGACTCGCAAAGGTTGTAAATGAAGAGTGCCCTAATTGTGCGATATCCTTTAGCTCACCCGAATGTGCCCGCACTTCGTATGGGCTCGGAATAAAGCATATCTGCATCAGCGATTCCCCTCATGCAGAGAGTGTATCGAAGCTCACCATACCTCTATCATACTATTTATTAACGCCATGGATTATACCAGTATCCGAATGGGTCAAGTATGGAATATCGAAAGAAAGGGTCATCAAGTATCGAGCTTTGGATCCGGTAGTATGGATAAGGCGAAGGAAGTATGCAGCTACGCTTGAATTAAACCTTGATAGATCAAAGAAGACGATCACGGTTCGATTACCAGAAATTAAAGCTTCATACCTCCTCAACATCGATAAAGATATCTATATGAAACTATTGGATCGAATCATTTCACATTTCCCCGATTGTAATATTGTAGCCCTATGTAGGTATAGTGATCAGATCGAAGAACTCGATGCTCATTATGGATCGAAGCTCATCATCCCTAAGGATGGTTTCGACGGAGTTAGCATACTCTCTCACACAGACGTGTTTGTAGGGATGGGTGGTACTATGAATGCTGAATCGGCCTTGCTCGGCATACCGACGATATCCGCATACCCCGGAATCACCCATTACGTTGAAAAGTATTTAATAAAGAATCGATTGGTGATAAAACCTCAAAGTATAGAAGGTGTGGTACAGAATTTAGAAAGGCTTCTTAAAGATGAAGAGTATAGATTAAATTTAAAGAGGAGGGCGGAGCGCATTTTGAAGAGAATGGAAGATCCGATAAGCAAGATCGTTTCAATCATCGAATCGATAAAAGGAAAACTTAATCAATAA
- a CDS encoding DUF2085 domain-containing protein: protein MKRWELLLAHNHWITIGYRGKDLKLCARCTGVVLGFTSLLILSMSFDLGPFLSLPLIYQIILCILLALPAILDWITQSWQIRESNNPLRLVTGFFKGLGISLLSMISIPLSYKILLIISIAGLTVNLGLKQNRL from the coding sequence ATGAAGCGCTGGGAGTTGCTATTGGCGCATAACCACTGGATTACAATAGGTTATAGGGGCAAAGATCTTAAACTCTGTGCCCGATGTACGGGAGTGGTACTCGGTTTTACGAGTTTATTGATTCTATCCATGAGTTTCGACTTGGGACCCTTCCTTTCTTTACCACTCATCTATCAGATCATTCTCTGTATCTTACTTGCATTACCCGCCATCCTCGATTGGATAACACAATCGTGGCAAATTAGAGAGAGCAATAATCCATTAAGGTTGGTTACCGGATTCTTCAAAGGATTGGGTATTTCGCTCTTATCGATGATTTCAATACCGCTATCTTATAAAATTCTACTCATCATTTCAATCGCGGGGTTGACAGTCAACCTCGGTTTAAAGCAGAATCGATTATAA